A single genomic interval of Labrus bergylta chromosome 18, fLabBer1.1, whole genome shotgun sequence harbors:
- the LOC109990523 gene encoding RNA polymerase II elongation factor ELL, which yields MSALKENQCYGLSSGKLSLGGNVSVFHVKLTDSAARAIGSFQNGKGWPSHSTICFNGNQGRISIPCSEDRNDSRTFTFGVTNVARDNPNGSFDCVQQLSTGCAEELSCLGVIQKKMTVKATDDSYDKARQSMAQVEEETRSRGTIVIKQSGPYRGKKVTVRAPAPALASLAKPRPPAAHPLVNNIRKGLGTSKLKKSACASNKKSVAAMQGRALRERITHLLALRPYRRPELILRLQNDGLTAGDKDKLDLLLMEVGQLNSRDNTFGLKDGLYKDLQKDWPGYTSGDQQLLKRILVRRLFPRQRSLLTVPEAQVSPLRDTPNSSPAHRPKLSLPEEYTDPLLSKKPRISHLSSKTSSDRTQVTTSRQAAHKDVTEVTGNDKQRNSLDPRKLFDSLSAVCQQEAEVAKRLKPTPPCAQEEPNSTAKDRPKPSPDPPSPLVVPKQDRHTSKRKKSKHKHKDQEKDRRRERKERKKEHHLEDSALVDFTEPSDILFDSNLLQVDKDPADYLSTYTGIHSHDQRQRYKLDFNREYSEYRDLHARIDRVTRQFMELDTQLKQLHHESHKYKTVHDQILKEYRKIKKSNPNFNQDKVHCEYLHNKLAHIKKLISEYDHQQLSVDDSRLN from the exons ATGTCGGCGCTAAAGGAGAACCAGTGTTACGGACTGTCCAGCGGTAAACTGAGCCTCGGCGGTAACGTCTCTGTTTTCCATGTTAAACTCACTGACAGCGCGGCAAGAGCCATTGGATCCTTTCAAAATGGAAAG GGTTGGCCTTCCCATTCCACCATCTGTTTTAACGGGAATCAAGGG AGGATCTCCATCCCTTGCTCGGAGGACAGAAACGATTCGAGGACATTCACCTTTGGCGTGACTAACGTTGCCCGGGACAATCCAAATGGGAGCTTCGACTGTGTGCAACAGCTCAGCACTGG tTGTGCAGAGGAGCTGTCATGTCTAGGGGTGATCCAGAAGAAGATGACGGTCAAAGCCACGGATGACTCGTACGATAAGGCCCGTCAGAGCATGGCCCAAGTCGAAGAGGAGACACGCAGCCGAGGGACCATTGTCATCAAGCAGAGCGGGCCCTATCGGG GCAAGAAGGTGACTGTGCGAGCCCCGGCCCCAGCACTGGCCAGCTTGGCAAAGCCCCGACCGCCAGCCGCCCACCCTCTGGTCAACAACATCAGGAAGGGACTCGGCACGTCCAAGCTGAAGAAGAGCGCCTGCGCCTCTAACAAGAAGAGCGTGGCTGCAATGCAGGGGAGGGCACTCAGGGAGAGAATAACACACCTGCTGGCACTGAGGCCGTACAGGAGGCCCGAGCTGATCCTGAGGCTGCAGAACGATGGACTGACAGCAGGAGACAAAGACAAGCTGGACTTACTACTGATGGAG GTTGGCCAGCTTAACAGCCGAGACAACACGTTTGGTTTAAAGGACGGCCTCTATAAGGATCTGCAGAAGGACTGGCCAGGCTACACCTCCGGAGATCAGCAACTTCTCAAACGCATTCTTGTCAG GAGACTGTTTCCACGTCAGCGGAGCCTCCTCACCGTCCCTGAAGCCCAGGTCAGTCCACTTCGGGACACCCCCAACTCCTCACCAGCCCACCGTCCAAAACTTTCCCTGCCTGAGGAATACACTGACCCTCTGCTGAGTAAGAAGCCCAGGATATCTCACCTGTCGAGTAAAACATCCAGCGACAGGACACAGGTGACGACGTCCAGACAGGCGGCTCATAAAGATGTCACAGAGGTGACAGGGAACGACAAGCAGAGGAACTCGCTCGATCCACGGAAGCTTTTCGACTCCCTGTCAGCGGTCTGTCAGCAGGAAGCAGAAGTGGCCAAGAGGCTTAAACCGACTCCTCCTTGTGCTCAGGAGGAGCCCAACAGCACGGCAAAAGACCGTCCTAAACCCAGTCCGGATCCTCCGTCCCCTCTGGTTGTGCCCAAACAGGACCGACACACAAGCAAAAGGaagaagagcaaacacaaacacaaagatcaG GAAaaggacagaaggagagagaggaaagaaaggaagaaggaaCATCATTTGGAGGATTCTGCACTTGTGGACTTCACAG aGCCTAGTGACATTTTGTTTGACTCTAATCTGCTTCAAGTGGACAAAGACCCCGCCGACTATCTATC gACGTATACGGGGATTCACAGTCATGACCAGAGGCAGCGCTACAAGCTGGACTTCAACAGGGAGTACAGCGAGTACAGAGATTTACATGCTCGTATTGACCGGGTGACGCGGCAGTTCATGGAGCTGGACACACAGCTGAAGCAGCTTCACCATGAATCCCATAAATACAAG ACGGTTCATGATCAAATACTTAAAGAGTATCGCAAAATTAAAAAG tCCAACCCCAACTTCAACCAGGACAAGGTTCACTGTGAATATCTTCACAACAAACTTGCACACATCAAGAAGCTCATATCGGAGTACGACCATCAGCAGCTCAGTGTGGACGACTCGAGGCTAAACTGA